The following proteins are encoded in a genomic region of Hymenobacter siberiensis:
- a CDS encoding DUF4331 family protein: MKNLLTRPLFQAALLATAAGGVVALSSQHNTLEASSHREAPLIADDPLADNTDLYAFRSPDSPNNDGAASVTIIANYIPLELPQGGPNYNTFGENIRYEIHVKNNSATAGDDITYRFTFTRANQDPTTFFNIRLGMQNLKTTYIVEKSVGGGAFTNVTVGTGIVPPPNVGPRSINGAAGLNQAATYATLMNNAIMTLPDGTKIFCGATDDPFFADLGGIFDLGGIRAPGAARDGLARKNTHAIALQIPVTVLAKTGTAALTSATNILDSNYIIGVWASASRPATRVLSATGAASTVSGNYVQVSRIGMPLLNEVINPIGAKDAWNAGTPYAEVAATDEYLSNPELGLYMADNTPSATTAPKPAGQTYYGEAVPGLGPLRIQSKSLAGTAGLPPAGFDFRNGAAGLSGLAGNAVLNGTALATTGPAPYGAYLLRAGKPRSVDILPIFHTGVPNYPPYQLATGKNGNPLAAGKPFINNFLLVGGSASNPGGDMLRLNMAVPPTARNSANFSSEGLLAAAVLGLTNTTYNGSTAVQNIPNMDGFPNGRRLEDDVTRIELQAVGGVVLAAIGLWYDDYAAGSANPVTPQLGNVLTFNAGVTANDTTFKAAFPYSQTPWSGTNAQRIALAQRASGLGLSPNLTVAQAYPNPFADRTTLRFELPTKGTMSIVISDVAGRKVATIAKDKSFGAGANELVWTPGRDVAPGQYIATLYNGSTVVQSVRIERQ; encoded by the coding sequence ATGAAAAATTTACTTACTCGTCCTCTGTTCCAGGCTGCTCTGCTCGCAACCGCGGCAGGAGGTGTGGTGGCCCTAAGCAGCCAGCACAACACGCTGGAGGCCTCCAGCCACCGCGAAGCTCCGCTCATCGCCGACGACCCGTTGGCTGATAACACCGACCTGTACGCCTTCCGTAGCCCCGACTCGCCTAACAACGACGGTGCCGCCAGCGTAACCATCATTGCCAACTACATTCCGTTGGAGCTGCCCCAGGGCGGACCTAACTACAACACCTTCGGCGAGAACATCCGCTACGAAATTCACGTGAAAAACAACTCGGCTACGGCCGGCGACGACATCACGTACCGTTTCACGTTCACCCGTGCCAACCAGGACCCCACCACGTTCTTCAATATCCGTCTGGGTATGCAGAACCTGAAGACTACTTACATCGTCGAAAAAAGCGTAGGTGGTGGTGCTTTCACCAACGTAACCGTGGGTACAGGCATCGTACCTCCCCCCAACGTCGGCCCGCGCTCCATCAATGGTGCTGCTGGCTTGAACCAGGCGGCCACGTATGCTACGTTGATGAACAACGCCATTATGACGCTGCCGGACGGTACCAAAATCTTCTGCGGTGCCACCGACGACCCGTTCTTTGCTGACCTGGGCGGCATCTTCGACCTGGGCGGCATTCGTGCCCCCGGCGCAGCCCGCGATGGCCTCGCTCGCAAGAACACCCACGCCATTGCGCTGCAAATTCCGGTAACGGTGCTGGCCAAGACGGGCACTGCTGCCCTGACCAGCGCAACCAACATTCTCGATTCCAACTACATCATCGGTGTGTGGGCTTCGGCCAGCCGTCCGGCTACCCGGGTACTTTCGGCCACGGGTGCTGCGTCTACCGTATCGGGCAACTATGTGCAGGTATCGCGCATCGGTATGCCTTTGCTGAACGAAGTAATCAACCCCATCGGAGCTAAGGATGCCTGGAACGCGGGCACTCCTTACGCCGAGGTTGCCGCTACGGACGAATACCTGTCGAACCCGGAGCTGGGCCTGTACATGGCCGATAACACGCCTTCGGCTACGACGGCTCCCAAGCCGGCTGGCCAGACTTACTACGGTGAGGCGGTACCGGGCCTCGGCCCGCTGCGTATTCAGAGCAAGTCGCTGGCCGGCACCGCCGGTCTGCCCCCTGCTGGTTTCGACTTCCGCAACGGTGCTGCCGGCCTGAGCGGCCTGGCTGGCAATGCTGTCCTGAACGGCACGGCGCTGGCCACTACTGGTCCTGCTCCTTATGGCGCGTACCTGCTACGTGCCGGCAAGCCGCGCTCGGTCGATATCCTGCCGATTTTCCATACTGGTGTACCCAATTACCCTCCTTATCAGCTGGCAACCGGCAAAAACGGTAACCCGCTGGCCGCTGGCAAGCCCTTCATCAATAACTTCCTGTTGGTGGGTGGCTCGGCAAGCAACCCCGGTGGCGACATGCTGCGCCTGAACATGGCCGTACCGCCTACGGCTCGTAACTCGGCTAACTTCAGCTCGGAAGGCCTGCTGGCCGCCGCTGTACTGGGCCTGACGAACACGACCTACAACGGCAGCACGGCCGTGCAGAACATCCCCAACATGGACGGCTTCCCGAACGGTCGTCGCCTCGAGGATGACGTGACCCGCATCGAGCTGCAAGCCGTGGGTGGTGTGGTACTGGCCGCCATCGGCCTGTGGTACGACGACTACGCTGCTGGCTCCGCTAACCCCGTTACCCCACAGTTGGGCAACGTGCTGACCTTCAACGCTGGCGTAACTGCCAACGATACGACGTTCAAAGCTGCGTTCCCGTACTCGCAGACGCCCTGGAGCGGCACCAATGCTCAGCGCATAGCTCTGGCTCAGCGTGCTTCGGGCCTCGGATTGTCGCCTAACCTGACCGTGGCTCAGGCCTACCCCAACCCCTTCGCCGACCGCACCACGCTGCGCTTTGAGCTGCCTACCAAAGGCACGATGAGCATTGTTATCAGCGACGTGGCTGGCCGCAAGGTGGCTACTATTGCCAAGGACAAATCCTTCGGCGCAGGTGCCAACGAGTTGGTATGGACGCCGGGCCGCGATGTGGCTCCCGGCCAGTACATCGCGACGCTGTACAACGGCAGCACCGTGGTACAATCGGTACGCATCGAGCGCCAGTAA
- a CDS encoding HupE/UreJ family protein, whose translation MTTLFPLRGMRLPRRALVALPLLVALPAAAHVLNTDLSKLSRTEIFWTYLQLGFTHIIPLGFDHILFIISLYILEPRLKPVLMQATAFTVAHSITLGLAMYGFIQPPSSVIEPIIALSILFVAIENIITDKLNPWRLVIVFGFGLVHGMGFASALTGLGLPQKDYFGSLISFNVGVELGQVSVILLCWALVGRWVADKSWYKQRVVIPVSVVIGLIAAYWTVERVFFA comes from the coding sequence ATGACAACCCTTTTCCCGTTGCGAGGAATGCGTCTGCCGCGCCGCGCCCTGGTGGCCCTGCCGCTGCTGGTGGCGTTGCCAGCCGCCGCGCACGTCCTCAACACGGACCTGAGCAAGCTCTCGCGCACCGAGATTTTCTGGACTTACCTGCAGCTAGGCTTCACGCATATCATTCCGCTCGGGTTCGACCATATTCTCTTCATCATCAGTCTCTACATTCTGGAGCCGCGCCTGAAGCCGGTGCTCATGCAGGCCACGGCGTTTACGGTGGCGCACTCCATCACGCTGGGGCTGGCCATGTACGGGTTTATTCAGCCACCGTCGTCGGTTATCGAGCCGATTATTGCGCTGTCCATCCTGTTTGTGGCCATTGAGAACATTATTACCGACAAGCTCAACCCGTGGCGGCTTGTCATTGTGTTTGGCTTTGGGCTGGTGCACGGCATGGGCTTTGCCAGCGCCCTCACGGGCTTGGGGCTGCCGCAGAAAGACTATTTCGGCTCGCTCATTTCCTTCAATGTGGGCGTGGAGCTGGGCCAGGTTTCGGTGATATTGCTGTGCTGGGCGCTGGTAGGCCGCTGGGTGGCCGATAAGAGCTGGTACAAGCAGCGGGTCGTGATTCCGGTGTCGGTGGTTATCGGCCTGATAGCGGCTTACTGGACCGTAGAGCGGGTGTTTTTTGCCTGA
- a CDS encoding tetratricopeptide repeat protein: protein MKKYLYPSLLVVFGVMAAAIFFFKKPEVRTPELKDRRGSLSVGNEWLNTKAAIEGLLAKLRTNPKDQKSRLLLAQAYMQEGRVTGDHPYYDGAAMNLLEQVLAAEPENFEALCCKASLCLTQHHFAQGLGIAEQAQKLNPNSGFVYGLLTDANVEMGHYEEAIKMADKMNQVRPDLPAYARVSYLREIYGDVPGAIQAMDMAAKAGYIGLEQTEWTRVALGHLYEVSGDTARARGYYLMALAARPGYAYALAGLGRMAAARKDYPRAIKLYQEARITVKDYAFADELTDLYRQNGQPDEADKMAKESIDMLANAAKEADSNEEMGHYADRELAYAYLKTNELDKALEHAKIEYARRPDNIDVNETMAWVLYKRGQYAEAQKYMQVARRTGSKNPVLLCRAGLIMSKMGKMAEGQALIENSLKTAPYLNPEVEAEGKKLLAAR, encoded by the coding sequence TTGAAAAAGTACTTATACCCCAGTCTATTAGTCGTTTTCGGCGTAATGGCGGCTGCCATTTTTTTCTTTAAAAAGCCGGAGGTTCGCACGCCGGAGCTGAAAGACCGGCGCGGTAGCCTGTCGGTTGGCAACGAATGGCTGAACACCAAAGCGGCCATTGAGGGCCTGCTGGCTAAGCTGCGCACTAACCCCAAGGACCAGAAGAGCCGCCTGCTGCTGGCCCAGGCCTACATGCAGGAGGGCCGCGTGACCGGCGACCACCCGTATTACGACGGCGCCGCCATGAACCTGCTGGAGCAGGTGCTGGCCGCCGAGCCCGAAAACTTTGAGGCCCTGTGCTGCAAAGCCTCGCTCTGCCTCACGCAGCACCACTTCGCCCAGGGCCTCGGCATTGCCGAGCAGGCCCAGAAGCTCAACCCCAACAGCGGCTTCGTGTATGGCCTGCTGACCGACGCCAATGTGGAAATGGGCCATTACGAGGAAGCCATTAAAATGGCCGACAAGATGAACCAGGTGCGCCCCGACCTGCCGGCCTACGCCCGGGTGAGCTACCTGCGCGAGATTTACGGCGACGTGCCCGGGGCCATTCAGGCTATGGATATGGCCGCCAAAGCCGGCTACATTGGCCTGGAGCAAACCGAATGGACTCGCGTGGCCCTCGGCCACCTCTACGAAGTGAGCGGCGACACGGCCCGTGCCCGGGGCTACTACCTCATGGCCCTGGCGGCCCGCCCCGGCTACGCGTATGCGCTGGCCGGCCTGGGCCGCATGGCGGCGGCCCGCAAGGATTACCCGCGTGCCATCAAGCTGTATCAGGAAGCCCGTATCACGGTGAAAGACTATGCTTTTGCCGATGAGCTGACCGACCTGTACCGCCAGAACGGCCAGCCCGACGAAGCTGATAAAATGGCCAAGGAGTCCATCGATATGTTGGCCAATGCCGCCAAGGAGGCCGACAGCAACGAGGAGATGGGCCACTATGCTGACCGCGAGTTGGCTTACGCCTACCTGAAAACCAATGAGTTGGACAAGGCCCTGGAGCACGCCAAAATAGAGTACGCCCGCCGCCCCGACAATATCGATGTGAACGAAACTATGGCTTGGGTGCTCTACAAGCGCGGGCAGTACGCCGAAGCCCAGAAGTACATGCAGGTGGCCCGCCGCACGGGCTCGAAAAACCCGGTGCTGCTGTGCCGCGCGGGCCTCATTATGAGTAAGATGGGTAAGATGGCCGAGGGCCAGGCGCTGATTGAGAACTCGCTGAAAACCGCGCCTTACCTCAATCCTGAAGTAGAAGCGGAAGGCAAGAAGCTGCTGGCGGCGCGGTAG
- a CDS encoding TonB-dependent receptor, with translation MKQLLTALSAWGLVLGLFLLTCPARAQGTATLRGTVADSLSGQPLAGVSVGLQGQPGSTATDALGNFRLSDLKPAAYTLRVGALGYRAQAVPVMLKAGETQRLNVRVATTTLSLAEVTVSQPRDPNQSLAAILHIDQLLRPVNSAQDLLRLVPGLFIAQHAGGGKAEQIFLRGFDCDHGTDFAVSVDGLPVNMVSHAHGQGYADFHFVIPETVEQLKVYKGPYTARFGDFATAGAGEFSTKTRLEHSQVKLEVGQFATRRALVMLDLLGPDHHLLSKRPESAYVAAEYNFTNSYFDQPQHFKRFNGMAKYTGQLSDKTALTVLGSHFTSNWDASGQIPERGIEQGIISRYGSIDPTEGGRTSRTNASVVLTTALPHDAVLRQQAYYSKYDFSLFSNFTFFLHDSINGDEINQTDDRNLFGYTATYERDDQLGARALHSTLGVGTRNDFSTLGLRHTVRRETLDTISTGRLFEQNINVYLDETLTLTDRLTVNAAVRADFFTFDFRGRRTDEATGLTAPLAGRVARARVSPKLNLYYQLSPAVQLFARSGFGFHSNDARGVIQGVNANVLPRAIGSEIGSTFKPLPSLVVNAALWSLYLQDELVYVGDDAVVESTGPTQRYGLDLSVRYQLGSRLFLDGDFNYNHGRQLDAPEKANYIPLAPTFTSTGGLTYKVPKGWSGSLRYRHIDSRPANDDGSIRAKGYFLLDAVLAYTTPRFQIGTSAENLLNVEWNQAQFATQTRLPAEPAVGVDELHFTPGTPFYAKLNVSVFF, from the coding sequence ATGAAACAACTTCTTACTGCTTTATCGGCCTGGGGGCTTGTTCTCGGGCTGTTTTTATTGACCTGCCCGGCGCGGGCGCAGGGCACCGCCACGCTGCGCGGCACCGTGGCCGACTCCCTCTCGGGCCAGCCGCTGGCGGGCGTGAGCGTAGGGCTGCAAGGCCAGCCCGGCAGCACAGCCACCGATGCGCTGGGCAATTTTCGGCTGAGCGACCTCAAGCCCGCAGCCTACACGTTGCGGGTGGGGGCCCTCGGCTACCGCGCCCAGGCCGTGCCCGTGATGCTGAAAGCCGGCGAAACCCAGCGCCTCAACGTGCGCGTGGCCACCACCACGCTCAGCCTGGCCGAGGTGACCGTAAGCCAGCCCCGCGACCCCAACCAGAGCCTGGCCGCCATCTTGCACATCGACCAGCTGCTGCGGCCCGTGAACTCGGCGCAGGACTTGTTGCGCCTCGTGCCGGGCCTGTTTATCGCGCAGCACGCGGGCGGCGGCAAGGCCGAGCAAATTTTCCTGCGCGGCTTCGACTGCGACCACGGCACCGATTTCGCGGTGAGCGTGGACGGGCTGCCGGTGAACATGGTGAGCCACGCCCACGGCCAGGGCTACGCCGATTTTCACTTCGTAATTCCCGAAACGGTGGAGCAATTGAAGGTGTATAAGGGTCCGTATACGGCCCGGTTCGGCGATTTTGCCACGGCTGGCGCGGGCGAGTTCAGCACCAAAACCCGACTGGAGCACAGCCAGGTGAAGCTCGAAGTGGGCCAGTTTGCTACCCGCCGGGCGCTGGTGATGCTGGACCTGCTGGGGCCGGACCACCACCTGCTCAGCAAGCGCCCTGAAAGCGCCTACGTGGCGGCCGAGTACAACTTCACCAACTCGTATTTCGACCAGCCGCAGCACTTCAAGCGCTTCAATGGCATGGCTAAATACACCGGCCAGCTCTCCGACAAAACGGCGCTCACGGTGCTGGGCTCGCACTTCACCTCGAACTGGGACGCCAGCGGGCAGATTCCGGAGCGCGGCATCGAGCAGGGCATTATCTCGCGCTACGGCAGCATCGACCCCACCGAGGGCGGCCGCACCAGCCGCACCAACGCCAGCGTGGTGCTCACCACCGCGCTGCCGCACGATGCCGTGTTGCGCCAGCAGGCGTATTATTCGAAGTACGATTTCAGCCTGTTTTCCAACTTCACTTTCTTCCTGCACGACTCGATAAACGGCGACGAAATCAACCAGACCGACGACCGGAACCTCTTCGGCTACACGGCCACGTATGAGCGCGACGACCAGCTTGGGGCGCGCGCGCTGCACAGCACGCTGGGCGTGGGCACCCGCAACGATTTCTCGACGCTGGGCCTGCGCCACACCGTGCGGCGCGAAACGCTCGATACCATCAGCACGGGCCGGCTGTTCGAGCAGAACATCAACGTATACCTCGATGAAACCCTGACCCTGACCGACCGCCTCACGGTGAACGCGGCGGTGCGGGCCGACTTTTTCACCTTCGATTTCCGGGGCCGGCGGACTGATGAGGCCACCGGCCTAACCGCGCCGCTGGCGGGCCGCGTGGCCCGGGCCCGCGTGTCGCCCAAGCTCAACCTCTACTACCAGCTGTCGCCGGCCGTGCAGCTGTTTGCCCGTTCGGGTTTCGGCTTCCACTCGAATGATGCGCGGGGCGTGATTCAGGGCGTGAATGCCAATGTGCTGCCCCGCGCCATCGGCTCCGAAATCGGGAGCACGTTTAAACCGCTGCCCAGTCTGGTAGTGAATGCCGCCCTCTGGAGCCTGTATTTGCAGGACGAGCTGGTGTACGTGGGCGATGACGCCGTGGTGGAAAGTACCGGCCCCACCCAGCGCTACGGCCTCGATTTGTCGGTGCGCTACCAGCTGGGAAGCCGGTTGTTCCTCGATGGCGACTTCAACTACAACCACGGCCGCCAGCTCGACGCGCCCGAAAAGGCCAACTACATTCCGCTTGCGCCCACCTTCACCAGTACCGGCGGCCTCACCTACAAAGTCCCGAAAGGCTGGAGCGGCAGCCTGCGCTACCGCCACATCGACTCCCGCCCGGCCAACGACGACGGCAGCATCCGCGCCAAAGGCTACTTCCTGCTCGATGCTGTGCTGGCCTACACCACGCCGCGCTTCCAGATTGGGACTTCGGCCGAAAACCTGTTGAACGTGGAGTGGAACCAGGCCCAGTTCGCCACCCAGACCCGCCTGCCCGCCGAGCCTGCCGTTGGCGTTGATGAGCTGCACTTCACGCCCGGCACGCCATTTTATGCGAAGCTGAATGTGAGCGTGTTTTTTTAG
- a CDS encoding T9SS type A sorting domain-containing protein has product MTGRRDAAVLANTKEVPTAEVLVYPNPTAADRIDVVITANREQAATVQLHDLTGRLVHQETVRLYNGTNELRLGVKKTLPAGIYQLSVPEFHVSQKVAVQ; this is encoded by the coding sequence ATGACCGGCCGCCGCGATGCCGCCGTGCTGGCTAACACTAAGGAAGTACCCACCGCCGAGGTACTGGTGTACCCCAACCCCACCGCCGCCGACCGCATCGATGTGGTGATTACCGCCAACCGCGAGCAGGCCGCCACCGTGCAGCTGCACGACCTGACGGGCCGCCTGGTGCACCAGGAAACTGTGCGCCTCTACAACGGCACGAACGAGCTGCGCCTCGGCGTGAAGAAGACGCTGCCGGCCGGTATTTACCAGCTGAGCGTACCCGAGTTTCATGTGAGCCAGAAGGTGGCAGTGCAGTAA